The genomic DNA aaaCTGCTCGCGGAACGTCGCGCTGGCCATGGCGGGAGGCACGTTGATTAGTCAGCTACAACCCGAATGCTCTGGCCGTGGTTGACCAGGGCAAAGGCGGGGGTACTATCGGGTCCATCGGGCACACCTTGGTACGCGCGCACAaacgcgacgcggcgctgcgcgcagGCCGTCTCGAGGCGGAAGATGGTCTCGGTGATCTCGGCAGGCCCCTCGACAAAGGTCCCCCAGTGGATCGCGAGGCAGACTGGGCggtggcgcggcgggcggccgTTGCTCCGTCCCTGCGTCTGCATGATCTGGAGAATGGCGaccgcgtccgaggcgctcatATGATTCGCGCCAGTTAGTCCGTCAGACAGGCGGGGAATCGGGCTGATCCAGTCGGGAAGTAGATCGAAGCTCTTGAGGAacgcgtacgtcgcgccgaccgacaCTGGGAGCATGAGCATgtcgggcgcgccgagcttggcCGCAATTTCCGCAAACGCGGGGCATGCAGGGTATACAGTTGCCTTGtcctcgctgcggcggcggcgaaaGGGCGAGatgtcgcgcgcgctcgactcggacaGGGTCCGAACCTTTGCGATGTGGGGTATCTTGTGCTTTTCCAGGAACGGAATGCCTTtgagcgagtcgctcgacagGCGGGGGCGCATGTCGGTaggcgacggcgtgctggtcgcgagcggcgactCGACCTGCGTGGGGgtcgacacggcgctctCGTCGGCGCTTCCAACGTCGCCTTTCtcgtccatcgcctcgGGGCTCTCGCAGCACTCGTCCGTTCCCACGCGGAATCGAAAGCCCGAGTCGCCGCCGAAAAAGACACGGTACACGTCCTCGGGgtcgcgtgcgctggtGTGCTCGAGCATCCAACTCGACCAAAGCGTATGCCCAGCGTCGGACGTCGTGCGCCCCGagccgtgctgcgccggcgtgcaCACGATGCGCAGGGAGCCACTTCCCCCGGCCTCGACCGTCGCCTCGTCCCACcagtcgagctcggtgacGGAGTCGGGCGCAATGTCCACCGTCTCGTGGATGAACCAGGCCTTGTTGCCGAGGGGCACGACAAAGTGCACATTCGTCCCGAATCGCTCCCACAGCGAGACGATCGTGTGGTAGTCGAGGTGGTCGTAGTGGTTGTGCGAGATGACCACGATATCAATCTCTGGCAAATCCGCAACCGTGCATGGTGCGGGGAAGAAGCGCAACgggccgacgagctgcgacggcgagcaccgcgccgaaAAGATAGGGTCAAATAGGACAGTGAGCGGACGCCCATCGCCCGACAGCGAAGGCAgctggagcagcgcgccagCATGCCCCAGCCACGTCGCCTTTGCGCGCTCCTTGTCAAAACCAAAGTCGGGCTTTTGCACCtgcagcggcagcgcgtttttgcgctcggcctgcgacTTGAGGTCCGGCGACTCGGACCGCGGCGAAAACACAccacgcacggccgccgtcAGGTTGGGGCGCACATTGTGCGCATCCGTGCCGGGGCGCTCGCCCCACTCGAGGCCCTGCACGACCTCGTACGGAGACGGCTTGTGCCAGCTGTCCCATGGGTTCTGGAaaccgacgcgctccggGCCGCGGAACTGCTCCGTAGACATCAGGTGGTGCGCAGGCGGCTCGGCATGCACCTGCACATGGGGCACCACACGTAGCGTCGGCATGGTGATGGACGCTGACAAATGCACGTGCCCATCATGATCCATGGCCTTGTTGgggacgcgcgcgccttgctGGTGCGCGCACAGACGCCCAAGATCGGCGTGCTGTTTGTGCCAGGCAACCCTGGCCTCTCGACGTACTATGCGAGCTTCCTCGAAACACTGTGCCACGAAAAGGAGCTCGCGGGCACGGTGACCGCCCTGTGTGTCTCGTCGCTGGGGCACGATgtcgccgaggacgcggcgggcggcacGAAAGGAGGCGCACGTACGCTCTTTGACGCCGAAATCGACGAAAGTCCGGTGCCGCCCACCGGCCGCGTCTCGCTCTTGGGCTACGAGCGCCCCTACTATACGCTGCAGGATCAGATCAAGGCACAGGGGCACGCACTacgcacgctgcaggcCATGCTcccgcccggcgcgccagTATTTGTCTTTGGCCACAGTGTCGGCGCGTATATTGCActgcagctcctgcagACGAATCCGGCCATACACGGCGTCTATCTCCTCTTCCCGACGGTGAGCTAcattgcgcgtgcgccgcgtgcacgcTCGCTCGTCGTTCCCCtgacgcgcgtcggcatGTTTTTCCTGCACTACCTCACGATGCTCCTTGCGATGCTTCCGTTTGCGTGGGTCGCCAACATTGTCGCGTTCGTCACACGCATGGGCCAGCAGCCTGCACACACCACTGCCTCGTTCGTCGTCGgccccggcgcggcgttcaacgcgctcggcatggccggcgacgagatGCGCACGATCACGGCCATTCCTCCTACACTCCTCGACTATATCGACAAGCACAACACGATCGTGCGTGCCTACtggggcgccggcgactcGGTACGTAGCCGTGCTCACACAGGATACCTGGGCGCCGTCCTGGCACCGccgccacgccgagcagtCGTTCGGCCTGGACACGAGCGCActcgcacgccgctcgtcgaccgtcTGCGAGCTGGGAATGCCGCACGCATTTTGCCtacgtacgtcgcgcgcctgaCCCAGGTCACAACGAGCCGCTCGCACGGATCCTTTCCGCGTGGCTCGCGAAAGATAGTGGAGGTTCGTAGCGACGATGACCGACGTCttgccgacgctcgcgcgcgaatgggcgtcgctcggcgcgtcgaaTGCGCCCAAGACGGTGGTCCcgcgcgactcgccgcGTATCGCCGCAGCGCTCAACACGTTTGCGTCGTACGTAAACGCGGAAAAGCAGGTGTACATTAGCGTACGTCAGACGTGCTGACCCAGGCACAAGCGAGTGGGCGCCGGATCAATGTGTTCCTCGGGCGCAGCCAGCTGATGCAGTGCCTGTCGTTTGATGATGTTCCGGGCAGTGCGGGACGTTTGCACACCGCAACAGTGAGCAGCATCGCCCTCGGCACGGAGCGGGCCGACTCGGATACGATCCTGGTACGTGTTTGgcctgacgcagctcgccgcgtcaTTTGCAGGCGTCATTGCCATTTggcgcctcgatgcgctgaaTATCGGCAAGTTTCAGCAGGTGCCGACCTATGCGCGGTGGCGCCTCGACGGGACGCTACCGCTTCCCGGCGAGTACgtcacggcgctcggcgtgcactGGGGCCGCCTCGCGATCGGCACGGACAAGGCGGTGTCGGTGTggcagcgcagcacgcgcccaGGCTCGCAGTGGCGCCGCACATGGCGCAAGAGGTACGTCGCTTATCTTATGTAGTGCTCCGCGCACCATTCTCTGCGTACGGTGGTCGCCCGACGGCATGTACCTCGCTGCAGTGCCGCTGTACGACAAGCGCGTGCTTGTGTggcacacgctcgagcaggacaTGAGTACACTCGCTCTTGTCGCCCAGCTGTCGCacacgcgcgtcgtccacgcgctcgactgGCGCCAagcacgcgccgaggccgagccgcgTGCCGTGCTGGTCGTGACGACGGCGAATAGCGCAGCATGCATCTACGCCccggtcgtcgacgagccgtTCGTCCTGCGGCAGTGGGCCGCAGTCGATGCAACGGTTGATCTCGGAACGGAAACGACTTCCGACGTGGTCGCACTGATGTACTGCGATGCGTATCGCCTCGCGACTGCGCTCCAGCACGACATGGACCAGCTGGCAtacgtcgagcagcacgccaaTATTCATGGGCACCAGGTCGAGAGCCAGCAGTTGCGGCTTGCacagctgcagcagctcatGGCCCATGCGCCCGACCTCTTTtttgcgctgcttgccgaCGGATCGATCGCAGTGTACGCGCTGATGAACCTCGAAAGCAGCTCGCCTGCGCTCCTCAACACGTACATCATGCTGCGCCTTCCGGCGGGAGTCGCCGTAGAgtcgtcgcctgcgccgctgctcttGCAGTTTGTCCCGCTCGCATACGCTGGTGTGCCGGAAGgaggcggcgtcgtgccgacGGCCATCATCCACGCACAGTCGGCAAACGGTATGCGCGGCACCGCCGCTGTatcgctcgcgctcctctttGACGGCGACCAGCGCGGCATCTTTGTACAGGATACGCTTGTCGCcaacgagcgcgacgtggcgcgcatgccgtcgacgtcggcgccgatgcgcttcCTGCGCGCGGAGCACAAGACGGACATTGTCGCCCTCGATGTGACTCACTCGCACCGCGGCATCCTTTCCCTGTCACAGGACGGTGTGCTCATCGGCTGGCACCTTGCCGAAAACGGGCACGGCTCGCTTCTGTCGGAGCACCGCGTGCGTCTGAGGGGCGCGTCGAAAGCGTGCGTCCTTGGGACAGAcgcgcaggtcgcggcgcttgttCATGGGCGCCTGACGCTCGTCGTCACGGATCCAACGCAGGCGGCTGGCGGAAGCAGCGCGCTAGTCACCGCCGACAtggccgtcgaggcgcatgATCTGCCGAGCGGCTTGGCCGAGTCCGAGGCACTTGTCCTTGACAGCGCATGCATGGGCGACGCGTTTCTCTTAGCCGTCTGCTCGACCTCCGGCACGGTCGCGACGTGGAAAGTGGCTGCGCACGGCAAGGCGTACCACATCAGCAGCCCTGCGCTCGCATCGCTGGATAGCAtcgagccgctcggcagGGTACGTGTTGCGACCATGGTCGAGTCGATGGTGCTAGCCGACGGCACGTTTCATTCACTGTGCaccgtcgacgagcacggcacACTCGACGTGTGGGCCTACAAAGACAAGTGGCACAgccgcgagcgcaccaAGACGGCATGgcccgacgtgcgcatGATGTGCGGCAGCCATGCCGGCCACCTTGCGCTCATTGCATGGACGCGGAAAGGATGGCACGTCTCGATTTGGGACATGTCCCTCGCTCCCTTCTGCCACCCGTGCGTGCAGGCGATGCACATCGGCGGTGACGTGTCGCATGTGCCTGCCGCCGCATGGAGCACGGAGCACAAGCCGATGCTCGCGGTTGGGTCGCAGGCCGTCGTCCGGGTCTGGGCACAAAAGACGGAGCAGAGTTTGCTTGGGCCTGTTCCCCCGGTATGGGGCGCAATTGCCGAGGTCGATATTGGCGCCATTGGCTCTGGCACCGTGTCGCAAGTGCAGTGGCTTGCAGGCTCGCGCCTGCTCATTGCGTCGTCGTGCCAGTTGTTCCTGTAcgctgcaggcggcgaCAAAgaggcgcctgcgtcgctccctgcgctgtgcgccgcgagtgCAGCGCTTTTGCCGCTGTACCACCCCCGCAATGTGCAGTATGCGTTGCAAATGCGTATGCTCGATGGTGTCTATGCCATCTTTgcggagctgcgccgcgctaTGAGCTCATCGCTGTACGACGCAAAACAATCCGCCGACATCCACGTCCCTTGGGAAGTGCTCACGCGCCGTGCCAAGACGGAAGAGCGCACCGAGAGGGATACCGAGCTgcttgctgcgctcgtcgaggacctgcagcagcgcccggcgccCGGCCTCGCACCGGAAGtcaccgcgtcgctgtGCGACGTGATCGAgtcggcgcgtgcgacgctggccgagccagtcgacgaggcgggcCGCCTGTTTCTCACGTACCTCTAccctgcgtgcgcgctccACGAGCCGAGCCaagcgacgccggcgctgcccaGCGGTGCCCTTCTGTACTGGGGCCACCAAAGTGCCCACCAAGAGATCCTGGTGGGCCGTGTACATACAGCGTGTCCCCGCCTTGCATGGCCGCAGCTCTGTGCGTCTGGCGTGTTTGCCTgggcgcgcgaccgcgcgaCGCTTGTGCCTTTGAtggagcaggcggcgcgggtCGCCTATacggccggcgacgacgtcgacccCGTGCAGTGCACGCTCTTTTACCttgcgatgcgccgcgaaAACACGGTGCGCTCCTTGTGGCGCCGTGCCATCGGGCATCCTGACCAAGGCAAGATGACGCGGTTCCTTGCGAACGACTTTTCCATCGAGCgctggcgcgtcgccgcgcaaaAGAATGCATTTGCGCTGATCAGCCAGCGCCGCTTTGACTTTGCCGCGGCCTTTTTCCTGCtgggcgatgcgctgcaggacgCGGTGAATGTGTGTGTGCGCAATATGCACAACATCCCCCTCGCCATTGCTATTGCGCGTGTCTATGAAGAGGAGGACTGCGGGCCGGTGTTTgagcggctgctgcgcaacaCGATCGTGCCGCTGGCCGTGACGTCAGGCGACCGCTGGCTTGGGTGCTGGGCGCTGAGTGTGCTGGGCGACTATGGCGCCGTCTTGCGCATGCTCCATGTACGTCGATCTACTTATGCAGCTTCCTATGCGCGCCTTTGCTGACCGGGAAAAGGACCTCGATGCCGACTTTGAAGAGGGTGTCGGGAACGATATCCAGGACCCCGCGCTggtccttgcgctggagcagGCCAAGACGCAGTTGTGGTTTGCTACGAACGAGTCGGAGCTTCCCCCTgcgtccgagtcggcgtTGATACGCTTCGCTGCCGAGCGGTGGCAGGCGATGGGTACGTTGTGTGACTTATGCAGGTTGCGACTACATCGgtctcggcacgctcgcggcgtggTCGTTTGCGCGCGACATTGCCCCTGCGGCACCCCCGCCCGAGCAGCCGACGAAAAAGAttgcgtcgctgctcgCCCCCGAGCGCGCCCCTCCCTCGTCGCAGGGCGCGGCAGAGTTCGACCTCGGGGCGTTTGGATTCTAGCGCACAGGCCACCGATGCGATCAGGCCACATAGGCAGAAATGGAAATATATTTCGGGGGGCTCGGAACCACGATTGGCTCCTATTTCCATGATGAGTGCTCGTCTGCTGTGCCGTACTGCGCGTCCCCTCCTTCGCACGCCGTGTGCTGTGCGCTTCCAGAGCGTCTGGGCTGGTGTGCCCGCCGGTCCGCCCGACCCGATTCTGGGTGTGACTGAGGCCTTCAAGAAGGACACGGACCCGCGCAAGATTAACCTGGGTGTCGGTGCCTACCGTGACGGCAACGGCAAGCCGTACGTCCTCCcctcggtgcgcgaggcggagaCGCAGATCGTCTCCGAGAAACTCGACAAGGAGTACCTCCCCATCACTGGTCTGGCCAAGTttgatgcgctcgctgcgaAGCTGGCCTACGGCAAGGACTCGCTTCCCCTGAACGAGGGCCGCATCGCTACGACGCAGACTATCTCGGGTaccggtgcgctgcgtgtcggTGGTGAgttcctcgcgcgccactACCCCGGTGCCAAGGCGATCTacgtgccgacgccgacgtgGGGTAACCACATCCCCATCTTTAAGAACTCGGGTCTCGAGGTGAAGCACTACGCCTACTACGACAAGAACacggtcgcgctcgactttgACGGCCTGATCCGCGACCTGCAGGGTGCGCCGAACAAGAGCATCATCCTCCTGCACGCCTGCGCCCACAACCCCACCGGTGTCGACCCGACGCAGGAGCAGTGGCGCCAGATTGCCGACGTCGTCAAGGAGAAGGAGCACTTCCCCTTCTTTGACATGGCCTACCAGGGCTTTGCCAGCGGCGACAcggaccgcgacgcgttcgccgtgcgccactTTATCGAGCAGGGCCTCGAGATTGCTCTGTCGCAGAGCTTTGCCAAGAACATGGGCATGTACGGTGAGCGTACCGGTCTCTTTTCGCTCGTCACCGGCTCCGCCGAGGAgaaggcgcgcgtcgagagcCAGCTCAAGATCACCGTGCGCCCGATGATCTCGAACCCGCCcctgcacggcgcgcgcatcgccgcacagatcctcggcgacgaggctcTCTACGGCCAgtggctcgacgaggtcaaGGGTATGGCTGACCGCATCAACGGCATGCGCGCCACGCTCAAGAGCCTCCTGGTCGACGAGTTCGGCTCGAAGCGCAACTGGGACCACATCACCAACCAGATTGGCATGTTTGCGTTCCTCGGCATCTCGCCCGAacaggtcgagcagctgaaGAACGAGCACCACATCTACCTCACCAAGGACGGCCGTATCTCGGTCGCGGGCATCACGGAGCACAACGTGAggcacctcgccgagtcgctcgccaaggtGACTGCGTAGAAAATAGCTAGTCTGCATTGCGAAGACGCGGGGGTATGCGAGGGATATCCAGCATCGAAAAACTGCATAAGGAGCGGGACGTACATGCTCTGCTCGGtgggcgtgtcgagcggTGCGGGAtcgtcgatgcgcgtcAGGCCCGTGGCGGCAAACTGGTGAGAAGAACGACGTACCACGTAGCCTTTCGCAcgggcggcacggcgcagaTCGCGCTCGTACAGCACGCTTCCGGTCCAGCCGAGGAGCGCTGCACCGTACTgcgcgcggggcgcaaAGACAatgtcgacgcggcggtgcacaGACGTGGGCGTGCAGCGGtagacgagctgcgcgacgtccaCACCGTGTTCTTCGAGCTGCTTGTCGGTATGTGCCCGCCGCGCAACAGAGACGGTGTGTGTGACATGGCCGGATGCAcgcaggtgctcgacgagcatgcgcagcgctgTGCCGGGCGACATGGTATCCGTTGGCCCGTGCGTCACGACCAGGTCAACGTCGCCGGAAGAagcggcaccgcgccggtAGCTCCCGGCGATCGCACCGACCGCATGCGGAAGAatggtgcgcagctcgtgcatgATCTGGTGAGCGACTGTACGTACTTTGCTTGCAATGTCCTCGACTTCAGCTCGGGGAATGCGCTGCTCCAAGTCGgggagcagcgcaaggctctcggcgacgccgaggtgcgtggACAGCTCGGTAGACTTGTGGCGCGTGAGATCCTCGAGCGTACGGCAGCCTTCGTTGtacgcgcgctcggcggtgcgtggGCCAATGCTGTAGAGAGTCGTAAAGCTGAGCATCGTCTGCACAGCGGCGTCCGCGCGGATTGTATCGGCTTCGGCAATCTTGCCAAGCTGGTAAAACTGGCGAATGACGGTCGCCATCTTGCTTCCGATACCCTTGATTGTCGAGAGTGTCTCGTAGGGCACCGAGGCAAGGGCATAGGGCAGGGCCTTgacggcggccgctgcgcgcatGTAAGCCATCTCGCTGTACATGTCGGTCGTCAGCCGGCGGTGCCTccgcaggagctgcagctcgtctACCAAGGGCTGGTTGTGTATACTCTGCAGGGGCGTAGGGCGGTAGAGGGCAGACTCGGTATTTTGCCACGCTGGCGCATTGCGCCATGCCTCGGCGTCTGTGGCCTCGTCGGGCGGATCGGCGACGCCGTCTTTGGTAGGCAAGTCGGCCTGCGGAAGCGTAAATCGGCTTGCAGGGGAATCCTCAGTGCTCGACTCTTCAAGTGAGTCGTGCGACGTGTCGGTCTCGGTATCCGAGTCGGTGGGGCTGGGACCTCTTTGGGCCTTGCTCGGGGGTCCCTCTTGCTCTTTCTTGGTCGCCTCTGTCGTTTCACTTGCATCAGTTCCGTCATTTACATTGTCATCTCCATCACCTCGCCCCCTCTTTCCTAAATCCACGCCTGGATAGACCACAAACTTGGCCATGTCTACACATACGCCCTCGTTCGCGCATGCCTCGAGCCATGCCACATTTACAATCGGTTTCGAGGTCTTGTGAGCAGTAGTACGTACTCGCTCAATTTCGGACGTGTGCCGCTCGATCcgccgtggcgcacgcATGCCAGTGAGCAGGATATTCGCATCGTCGCGTACGTCACACACGACTGCGCCAAGCCCGGCCGCCTCGAGTTCCACCGCCTGCACCTCTTCCGCGCCCAGCATCTGTGGCATCACATACACCCCTGCATAAGCCGCTCTACGTACGCGATGCATGGCTCAgcacgcggctcggcggccgtgcggctcgctgccgctgcccaaacacgtcgcgctccatcTGTGGAGAACGCTCCTTTGACCTCCACTTGGCGTATGGCCCACGACGcgaagcgcgtgccgggccAGGGGCCAgggccgcccggcgcactagcgaggcagcggcggccacCGACCGAGGCCGCCTTTGACTCTTTGTACGTGTCTGTCCTAACCCAGCTATGATGCATTTGTCGGCGTCCGCGAACGGGGCCCGTCACGAAGCGTATCGCCCGACGaagtgcggcgcgtcgcgagctcgagtgCCGTGCCGCTCAGTGCGCCAGTCCACTCGACTCCGGTCCTGCGGCGTGCCTCGGCTCCGCCAGGTGAAGAGGTAAGAATTTCGCCTGTGCTTCCAACAAAACGGCCACGCGGCCGGCCACGCAAAGACGGACGGCCCGCAGGCAGCGTTCCGCCTCGCTAcccccggcggccgccagCGAATGAGAGCGTGACAAGTGCGAGTGAGGCGGACTCTGCCACTGATACCCCCCGCCTCGCGAGCGAGCAGCCGGTAGACGCCGACAACCCATTCTTGTCCACCGACGCGGATCCTCCGAAACGCAAacgcggccggccgcgcaAATACCCCATTACGCCGTCCGAAGAAagtgcgcgtgcggcggtcaAGGCGTCGCAAAATATCCCTCCGTGgtcggtcgtcgaggccgtcgaCCGCCCGCCAGTGTACCCCGAGACGCATATCTTAATTGGGCGGCATTGCCCCCCTCGGCCATCATCGTGGACGTCGCCGGAAcgtgcacggcctgcgcgcccGCCTCAGTGGCACTATTACCggcggccggtgcgcaTGGATCTCCAAGGAAAGCGGCGTGACGGCGtggcgcccgagccgatTCCTCCTGCCCCTCCtggccgccgcgggcggACGCGCGTCGATTATactgcgctgctgcactGGCAGTTTGTGTGCCGTGCGCGTGGCGAGCAGCTTGATCCCCTGACGCTCTGGCGCGCGtgtgtgcgccgctggcacgccgagcacggcctcgagtacgacgacgaggagtacgacgaggacgagtaCGAGGTGCTTTCCGACACGTCGgatgctgcgccgagcgctgccGTGTGGCCAGCGACGCCCAGCGAgcgtccggcgcggccCCCCGTCTCTCGAAGCACCACGCCGCCGTACACGCCTCCTCATGGACTGCTTGCATAGCATTATATCCGAATCCTATGAAAGATACGCAAGAGCGAGATCTGGGTTAGCCGGTGCACGTACCATAAATACAATCAGGTAGACGATCACCGAAATGAACACGACGCAAATGAGCGCAACTTGCAGCTGGCAGAGGGTCCTCTTGGACTCGGGGTGTGTGAGTTCGGTGCGGAATGCGCTTGCGTTTTGGTAAAACGGCGAGCTTGCATTGATGCAGACAATGGTCGAGGTGAAGTAGTTGTCGAGTGTCAGTGCGAGCTCGGCAGACCACAGGCAAATAAAGATGAGCTCCAGCGCAGTGTACCAGAGCTTGGAGC from Malassezia japonica chromosome 1, complete sequence includes the following:
- a CDS encoding uncharacterized protein (EggNog:ENOG503P0JP; COG:S), with translation MPTLRVVPHVQVHAEPPAHHLMSTEQFRGPERVGFQNPWDSWHKPSPYEVVQGLEWGERPGTDAHNVRPNLTAAVRGVFSPRSESPDLKSQAERKNALPLQVQKPDFGFDKERAKATWLGHAGALLQLPSLSGDGRPLTVLFDPIFSARCSPSQLVGPLRFFPAPCTVADLPEIDIVVISHNHYDHLDYHTIVSLWERFGTNVHFVVPLGNKAWFIHETVDIAPDSVTELDWWDEATVEAGGSGSLRIVCTPAQHGSGRTTSDAGHTLWSSWMLEHTSARDPEDVYRVFFGGDSGFRFRVGTDECCESPEAMDEKGDVGSADESAVSTPTQVESPLATSTPSPTDMRPRLSSDSLKGIPFLEKHKIPHIAKVRTLSESSARDISPFRRRRSEDKATVYPACPAFAEIAAKLGAPDMLMLPVSVGATYAFLKSFDLLPDWISPIPRLSDGLTGANHMSASDAVAILQIMQTQGRSNGRPPRHRPVCLAIHWGTFVEGPAEITETIFRLETACAQRRVAFVRAYQGVPDGPDSTPAFALVNHGQSIRVVAD
- the RAV1 gene encoding regulator of (H+)-ATPase in vacuolar membrane (EggNog:ENOG503NXZY; TransMembrane:3 (i129-147o153-171i183-204o); COG:S), translated to MIHGLVGDARALLVRAQTPKIGVLFVPGNPGLSTYYASFLETLCHEKELAGTVTALCVSSLGHDVAEDAAGGTKGGARTLFDAEIDESPVPPTGRVSLLGYERPYYTLQDQIKAQGHALRTLQAMLPPGAPVFVFGHSVGAYIALQLLQTNPAIHGVYLLFPTVSYIARAPRARSLVVPLTRVGMFFLHYLTMLLAMLPFAWVANIVAFVTRMGQQPAHTTASFVVGPGAAFNALGMAGDEMRTITAIPPTLLDYIDKHNTIVRAYWGAGDSDTWAPSWHRRHAEQSFGLDTSALARRSSTVCELGMPHAFCLRHNEPLARILSAFVATMTDVLPTLAREWASLGASNAPKTVVPRDSPRIAAALNTFASYVNAEKQVYISAQASGRRINVFLGRSQLMQCLSFDDVPGSAGRLHTATVSSIALGTERADSDTILLAASFAGVIAIWRLDALNIGKFQQVPTYARWRLDGTLPLPGEYVTALGVHWGRLAIGTDKAVSVWQRSTRPGSQWRRTWRKSAPRTILCVRWSPDGMYLAAVPLYDKRVLVWHTLEQDMSTLALVAQLSHTRVVHALDWRQARAEAEPRAVLVVTTANSAACIYAPVVDEPFVLRQWAAVDATVDLGTETTSDVVALMYCDAYRLATALQHDMDQLAYVEQHANIHGHQVESQQLRLAQLQQLMAHAPDLFFALLADGSIAVYALMNLESSSPALLNTYIMLRLPAGVAVESSPAPLLLQFVPLAYAGVPEGGGVVPTAIIHAQSANGMRGTAAVSLALLFDGDQRGIFVQDTLVANERDVARMPSTSAPMRFLRAEHKTDIVALDVTHSHRGILSLSQDGVLIGWHLAENGHGSLLSEHRVRLRGASKACVLGTDAQVAALVHGRLTLVVTDPTQAAGGSSALVTADMAVEAHDLPSGLAESEALVLDSACMGDAFLLAVCSTSGTVATWKVAAHGKAYHISSPALASLDSIEPLGRVRVATMVESMVLADGTFHSLCTVDEHGTLDVWAYKDKWHSRERTKTAWPDVRMMCGSHAGHLALIAWTRKGWHVSIWDMSLAPFCHPCVQAMHIGGDVSHVPAAAWSTEHKPMLAVGSQAVVRVWAQKTEQSLLGPVPPVWGAIAEVDIGAIGSGTVSQVQWLAGSRLLIASSCQLFLYAAGGDKEAPASLPALCAASAALLPLYHPRNVQYALQMRMLDGVYAIFAELRRAMSSSLYDAKQSADIHVPWEVLTRRAKTEERTERDTELLAALVEDLQQRPAPGLAPEVTASLCDVIESARATLAEPVDEAGRLFLTYLYPACALHEPSQATPALPSGALLYWGHQSAHQEILVGRVHTACPRLAWPQLCASGVFAWARDRATLVPLMEQAARVAYTAGDDVDPVQCTLFYLAMRRENTVRSLWRRAIGHPDQGKMTRFLANDFSIERWRVAAQKNAFALISQRRFDFAAAFFLLGDALQDAVNVCVRNMHNIPLAIAIARVYEEEDCGPVFERLLRNTIVPLAVTSGDRWLGCWALSVLGDYGAVLRMLHLPMRAFADREKDLDADFEEGVGNDIQDPALVLALEQAKTQLWFATNESELPPASESALIRFAAERWQAMGCDYIGLGTLAAWSFARDIAPAAPPPEQPTKKIASLLAPERAPPSSQGAAEFDLGAFGF
- the AAT1 gene encoding aspartate transaminase (EggNog:ENOG503NU8Q; COG:E), with translation MSARLLCRTARPLLRTPCAVRFQSVWAGVPAGPPDPILGVTEAFKKDTDPRKINLGVGAYRDGNGKPYVLPSVREAETQIVSEKLDKEYLPITGLAKFDALAAKLAYGKDSLPLNEGRIATTQTISGTGALRVGGEFLARHYPGAKAIYVPTPTWGNHIPIFKNSGLEVKHYAYYDKNTVALDFDGLIRDLQGAPNKSIILLHACAHNPTGVDPTQEQWRQIADVVKEKEHFPFFDMAYQGFASGDTDRDAFAVRHFIEQGLEIALSQSFAKNMGMYGERTGLFSLVTGSAEEKARVESQLKITVRPMISNPPLHGARIAAQILGDEALYGQWLDEVKGMADRINGMRATLKSLLVDEFGSKRNWDHITNQIGMFAFLGISPEQVEQLKNEHHIYLTKDGRISVAGITEHNVRHLAESLAKVTA
- a CDS encoding DNA-directed DNA polymerase (EggNog:ENOG503NYUB; COG:L); protein product: MERDVFGQRQRAARPPSRVLSHASRVYVMPQMLGAEEVQAVELEAAGLGAVVCDVRDDANILLTGMRAPRRIERHTSEIERVRTTAHKTSKPIVNVAWLEACANEGVCVDMAKFVVMEMTIETTEATKKEQEGPPSKAQRGPSPTDSDTETDTSHDSLEESSTEDSPASRFTLPQADLPTKDGVADPPDEATDAEAWRNAPAWQNTESALYRPTPLQSIHNQPLVDELQLLRRHRRLTTDMYSEMAYMRAAAAVKALPYALASVPYETLSTIKGIGSKMATVIRQFYQLGKIAEADTIRADAAVQTMLSFTTLYSIGPRTAERAYNEGCRTLEDLTRHKSTELSTHLGVAESLALLPDLEQRIPRAEVEDIASKVRTVAHQIMHELRTILPHAVGAIAGSYRRGAASSGDVDLVVTHGPTDTMSPGTALRMLVEHLRASGHVTHTVSVARRAHTDKQLEEHGVDVAQLVYRCTPTSVHRRVDIVFAPRAQYGAALLGWTGSVLYERDLRRAARAKGYVVRRSSHQFAATGLTRIDDPAPLDTPTEQSIFSMLDIPRIPPRLRNAD